One genomic region from Syntrophales bacterium encodes:
- a CDS encoding TRAP transporter substrate-binding protein — MKKVVRVLLVCAFILGMTVTPALAKTVWNANSVWPPKNLHSVGLTDFAEKVKTATNGDLEVVVSTGGALGYKGPDLLKAVRDGLVPVSDMLISGVAGDEKSFQIVTLPFLVRNFDELRLLLDISRPYFDKSAKKWGQKILYVAPWPGAGLWTKKKITTLQELKGLKTRTYDKNGALVMEAVGATPFALPFSEVYTSLQTGLIDSVMTSTPTAVDGKFWEVLKYFEPLNITIATDMVTVNLKAFNKLPKAQQDLLVKIGRELEGTMWANVKTWDKEQEAISNKNGIETVKPSTKMVGELEKITEGIRADWLKGAPADGKKIYDEFMKRVKR, encoded by the coding sequence ATGAAAAAAGTTGTTCGCGTCTTGTTGGTATGTGCCTTTATCTTGGGGATGACTGTTACTCCCGCCCTCGCCAAAACGGTTTGGAACGCCAATTCGGTATGGCCTCCCAAAAATCTCCACAGCGTCGGCCTCACGGATTTCGCTGAAAAAGTGAAAACGGCGACAAACGGCGACCTGGAAGTGGTGGTCAGCACCGGCGGCGCCTTGGGCTACAAGGGCCCGGATCTGCTGAAGGCCGTGCGCGACGGGCTTGTTCCCGTCTCCGACATGCTCATCAGCGGCGTGGCGGGAGACGAGAAGTCCTTCCAGATCGTCACCCTCCCGTTCCTCGTACGGAATTTCGACGAACTGCGGCTTCTGCTCGACATCTCCCGTCCTTACTTTGACAAAAGCGCCAAGAAATGGGGGCAGAAAATCCTCTACGTCGCCCCTTGGCCAGGCGCCGGTCTCTGGACCAAGAAAAAGATTACCACCCTTCAGGAACTCAAAGGGTTGAAGACAAGAACCTACGACAAGAACGGCGCCCTGGTGATGGAGGCAGTCGGCGCAACCCCGTTCGCGCTTCCGTTCAGCGAGGTATATACTTCTCTGCAAACCGGCCTCATCGATTCCGTCATGACCTCGACGCCGACCGCCGTTGACGGCAAGTTCTGGGAAGTGCTTAAGTACTTTGAACCCCTGAACATCACCATCGCGACCGACATGGTTACCGTCAATCTGAAGGCGTTCAACAAGCTTCCCAAGGCCCAGCAGGACTTGCTCGTGAAGATCGGACGCGAGCTGGAAGGCACAATGTGGGCAAACGTCAAGACCTGGGACAAGGAGCAGGAAGCCATCAGCAACAAAAACGGCATTGAAACGGTGAAGCCCTCCACCAAAATGGTGGGCGAGCTGGAAAAAATTACCGAAGGCATCCGCGCCGATTGGCTCAAAGGCGCACCGGCGGATGGCAAAAAGATTTACGACGAGTTCATGAAGAGGGTAAAACGATAA
- a CDS encoding diadenylate cyclase — protein MGRNCLTREITLFHMKGTQTGFAMLEYALKIIKMIRLLDILDIAIISFMISAILIWFKDRASRFVFFGITLLGAIYIIARFFELYLTTVFLQSFFAILLFVLVVIFQEDLRRFFERLAMLGHFRKMFSPAASFNESTDILAETAADFARKKIGALIVIQGKDPLDRHLTGGNELAGVISKALLDSVFDPHSSGHDGAVLVEGNRVMRFGCHLPLSANASTQGNLGLRHTAALGLSERSDAICIVVSEESGDISLASGEKIRKIANASALRVELEAFFEKNGALSRQKPFLRWLKENTREKVLAIVLACILWVVFGYQREIIRREFAVPIEYLNAPMELVIEEPKIAEANVMLMGHAQALQLLNPADLKISLDLEKIRPGKQEILLTGKMVKNAPNLSVTSISPERVIVSTSRLLPVSVPIEAITDNKPPAGIEVESITVTPREARVLIPKTLSGKRVRIITDPVDLSQLDVQRAFTPSLRYPKDIRFVSGKPPVVRVVIKTRHVAPGTSR, from the coding sequence ATGGGAAGGAACTGCCTTACCCGGGAAATTACCCTCTTTCACATGAAGGGAACCCAAACGGGATTCGCCATGCTCGAATATGCCCTGAAGATTATAAAAATGATCCGTTTATTGGATATACTTGATATCGCGATCATCTCGTTCATGATCTCGGCAATCCTCATCTGGTTCAAGGATCGGGCGTCGCGTTTTGTTTTTTTTGGAATCACGCTTTTAGGCGCTATTTATATCATCGCCCGTTTCTTCGAACTCTATCTGACCACCGTCTTTCTCCAGTCCTTCTTTGCAATCCTGCTTTTCGTTCTTGTCGTTATTTTTCAGGAGGATCTGCGCCGATTTTTTGAGCGGCTCGCCATGCTCGGACACTTCCGCAAGATGTTCTCGCCGGCCGCCTCCTTCAACGAAAGCACCGATATCCTGGCGGAAACAGCGGCCGATTTTGCACGCAAGAAAATAGGCGCCTTGATCGTTATTCAGGGGAAGGATCCTCTGGACCGTCACCTTACCGGTGGTAACGAACTAGCGGGAGTCATCAGCAAGGCTCTGCTCGACAGCGTCTTCGATCCCCATTCCTCGGGTCATGACGGCGCCGTCCTTGTCGAAGGCAATCGGGTCATGCGTTTCGGATGCCACCTTCCTCTTTCCGCCAATGCCTCCACTCAAGGCAACCTTGGTCTCAGGCATACCGCAGCGCTGGGACTCTCGGAAAGATCGGATGCCATCTGCATCGTGGTCTCCGAAGAAAGCGGCGATATTTCCCTCGCCAGCGGAGAAAAAATTAGAAAAATTGCCAATGCGTCTGCCCTGCGAGTTGAGTTGGAAGCTTTTTTCGAGAAAAACGGCGCCCTTTCCCGTCAGAAACCTTTCCTCCGATGGCTCAAGGAGAATACGCGCGAGAAGGTTCTCGCCATCGTTCTGGCCTGCATCTTGTGGGTTGTTTTCGGCTATCAGCGGGAGATAATCCGGCGGGAATTCGCAGTGCCGATCGAGTACCTCAACGCGCCCATGGAGCTGGTTATAGAAGAGCCAAAAATTGCGGAAGCCAATGTAATGCTGATGGGACACGCCCAGGCACTGCAGCTGCTTAATCCTGCCGACCTGAAAATATCGCTTGATCTTGAAAAAATCCGTCCGGGAAAGCAGGAAATATTACTGACGGGAAAAATGGTAAAAAATGCGCCGAATCTTAGTGTGACCAGCATAAGCCCGGAGAGGGTCATCGTGTCAACCTCTCGTCTCCTACCGGTGAGCGTGCCAATCGAGGCCATTACCGATAACAAGCCTCCTGCCGGCATTGAGGTAGAGTCGATTACGGTGACGCCAAGGGAGGCGCGGGTGCTAATTCCTAAAACTCTCAGCGGCAAACGGGTCCGAATCATCACCGATCCGGTTGATTTGTCGCAACTGGATGTCCAGCGAGCTTTCACCCCCTCGCTTCGCTACCCCAAGGATATCCGTTTTGTGAGCGGCAAACCTCCAGTGGTCCGGGTGGTTATCAAAACCAGGCACGTTGCACCGGGAACCAGTCGGTGA
- a CDS encoding NAD-dependent deacylase, with protein sequence MLDQVQEKILDSVAKMIVNAKRVVCFTGAGVSTESGIPDFRSPGGIWTKFDPDDFTIDKFMKSPQTRQKQWELLLSGGLLTDASPNRAHRAIAELEKSGKLACIITQNIDGLHQKAGNDPARVFELHGNARTALCVDCRTRYPIEEILSMNPDRKEAPVCKQCGGILKPDVIFFGEALPEEALRQAAFHAGCCDLFIVVGSSLVVYPAASLPQHAKAGGAKMVIINFTPTPLDELADLVIHCAAGEALERIIAASGLSSFANHQL encoded by the coding sequence ATGCTCGATCAGGTGCAGGAAAAAATTCTGGACAGCGTCGCGAAGATGATCGTGAACGCGAAACGTGTCGTCTGCTTTACCGGAGCGGGAGTCAGCACGGAATCGGGGATTCCTGATTTCCGCAGCCCAGGCGGCATCTGGACGAAGTTTGATCCGGATGATTTTACGATCGACAAGTTTATGAAAAGCCCGCAAACCAGGCAAAAGCAATGGGAGCTGCTGCTGTCGGGCGGTTTGTTGACGGATGCTTCGCCCAACAGGGCGCATCGGGCCATTGCCGAACTGGAGAAGAGCGGCAAACTGGCCTGTATCATAACCCAGAATATTGATGGTCTCCACCAGAAGGCGGGTAACGACCCTGCCCGGGTTTTTGAACTCCACGGAAATGCCCGTACGGCGCTTTGTGTTGACTGTCGCACCCGCTATCCCATCGAAGAAATTCTCTCTATGAATCCTGATAGAAAAGAAGCGCCCGTCTGTAAACAATGTGGCGGCATTTTGAAGCCGGACGTCATTTTTTTCGGAGAGGCGCTGCCCGAAGAAGCGTTGCGCCAGGCGGCATTTCACGCCGGCTGCTGTGATCTTTTCATCGTTGTCGGTTCTTCCCTTGTCGTTTATCCCGCCGCCTCCCTGCCCCAGCATGCAAAAGCGGGAGGGGCAAAAATGGTCATCATTAATTTTACTCCCACCCCGCTGGACGAACTGGCCGATCTGGTGATCCATTGCGCGGCTGGAGAAGCGCTGGAGAGGATTATTGCCGCAAGCGGGCTGTCTTCATTCGCAAACCATCAATTATAA
- a CDS encoding NRDE family protein, whose amino-acid sequence MCLLLFAWRVHADYPLVLAANRDEFYERPSAPVDFWDDEPEILAGRDLKEGGTWLGITRTGRIAALTNYRDPASLKASAPSRGGLVSGYLRGDKNATSYLEGLALDAGKYNAFNLLLGDCSSLYYFSNRGSQKWLEPGIYGISNSLIDVPWPKVLLGKRKLAKLLAGKRKPTSEWLFELLSDHSRPPDDQLPETGVGVEWERVLSSLFIQSPSYGTRSSTVLLVDNNGRITFTERVFNEHGAPWMTTKTAFSSV is encoded by the coding sequence ATGTGCCTTTTACTTTTTGCCTGGAGGGTTCACGCCGATTATCCGCTGGTGCTTGCCGCCAACCGCGATGAGTTCTACGAGAGACCCTCCGCTCCGGTCGATTTCTGGGACGACGAGCCGGAGATTCTTGCCGGGCGCGATCTGAAAGAAGGGGGAACCTGGCTCGGGATTACGCGAACCGGCAGGATTGCCGCCTTGACGAATTACCGCGATCCCGCCTCGTTGAAGGCAAGCGCCCCTTCGCGCGGAGGGCTGGTGAGCGGGTATCTTCGCGGCGATAAAAATGCAACGAGCTATCTTGAGGGGCTTGCACTGGATGCCGGTAAATACAACGCTTTCAATCTGCTGCTCGGGGATTGTTCCAGTCTTTATTATTTTTCGAACCGAGGTTCGCAGAAGTGGTTGGAACCGGGAATCTACGGCATAAGCAATAGTCTGATAGATGTTCCCTGGCCGAAGGTTCTGCTGGGAAAAAGGAAACTCGCAAAGCTGCTCGCCGGCAAGAGGAAGCCGACGTCAGAGTGGCTCTTCGAGCTTTTATCCGACCACAGCCGGCCGCCCGATGACCAGCTTCCCGAAACGGGGGTCGGGGTGGAATGGGAGAGGGTTCTCTCTTCCCTTTTCATTCAGAGCCCCTCCTATGGGACGCGCTCATCGACGGTTTTGCTGGTCGATAATAACGGGAGAATAACATTTACCGAGCGGGTGTTTAACGAACACGGCGCCCCGTGGATGACGACGAAAACGGCGTTCAGTTCCGTATAA
- the mnmE gene encoding tRNA uridine-5-carboxymethylaminomethyl(34) synthesis GTPase MnmE: MANKIMMFRDTIAAIATPPGVGGISVIRISGPDAENIALQIFSPLPPHNFHSHHLYHGQIVSPETKELLDEVLLTLFRGPHSFTGEDTLEISCHGGALITQTLLEAVLRAGARPAAPGEFTKRAFLNNRLDLAQAEAVNDLIKAQTGKGLKAAFNRLQGGLSSQIQEIREELLDMVAAIEAALDFTAEEGMGETADDHILKINRVIDKITSLVATYKRGKIERLGFGVVIAGAPNVGKSSLLNRLLGGKRAIVSSTPGTTRDFIEETADMEGIPVRLTDTAGLRVPQDDIEKEGIAFLWEKADSADAIIFLLDASREITTDDRELLKKISGKKVLLVFNKSDLPPRADEKSLTGLLPEGLSPALRISAKYGEGIDILTAAIRKLAVNTEAGEAPSATIAHSHQKTSLENAKECLSRAASGLVNGMPAEIVALEIREALDFIGEIVGKTSNEDILNRIFSKFCIGK; the protein is encoded by the coding sequence ATGGCAAATAAAATCATGATGTTCAGGGACACCATTGCCGCCATTGCGACCCCCCCCGGTGTTGGCGGCATAAGCGTAATCCGGATAAGCGGACCGGACGCGGAGAACATTGCACTCCAGATTTTCAGCCCCTTGCCCCCGCATAATTTTCACTCTCATCACCTTTACCACGGCCAAATAGTGTCCCCGGAGACAAAGGAGTTGCTCGACGAGGTTTTGCTAACCCTCTTCCGGGGGCCGCATTCATTTACCGGAGAAGACACCCTGGAAATAAGCTGTCACGGCGGCGCCCTTATCACCCAAACCCTGCTGGAGGCGGTTCTCCGGGCAGGAGCCCGTCCGGCAGCCCCCGGTGAGTTCACAAAACGGGCCTTTCTGAACAACCGTCTGGATCTTGCGCAAGCCGAGGCTGTTAATGACCTGATAAAAGCGCAGACAGGGAAGGGCTTGAAGGCCGCCTTTAACCGTCTGCAAGGAGGTCTTTCCAGTCAAATACAGGAAATCAGGGAAGAACTACTGGACATGGTCGCCGCCATAGAGGCCGCGCTCGATTTCACCGCCGAGGAGGGAATGGGGGAAACAGCGGACGATCATATTTTGAAAATAAATCGCGTCATCGATAAGATAACGTCTCTCGTCGCTACCTACAAACGGGGGAAAATAGAGCGGTTGGGGTTCGGCGTCGTGATTGCGGGAGCTCCCAATGTCGGTAAATCGAGTCTGCTGAACAGACTCCTTGGAGGAAAAAGGGCCATCGTCTCATCCACCCCGGGAACGACACGGGATTTTATCGAAGAAACTGCGGATATGGAGGGAATTCCCGTGCGTTTGACCGACACCGCCGGGCTGCGCGTCCCCCAGGATGACATTGAAAAGGAGGGCATCGCCTTTCTCTGGGAAAAAGCTGATAGCGCCGATGCCATTATCTTTCTGCTTGACGCAAGCAGGGAGATAACGACCGACGACCGGGAGCTGTTAAAAAAGATATCCGGAAAAAAGGTTCTGCTGGTTTTCAACAAATCCGATCTGCCCCCCCGGGCGGACGAAAAATCACTGACAGGCCTTTTACCAGAAGGGTTGTCACCGGCTCTGAGAATTTCGGCAAAGTATGGCGAAGGAATCGATATTCTCACCGCCGCCATCCGTAAACTCGCGGTCAACACGGAGGCCGGGGAAGCTCCGTCTGCGACTATTGCCCACTCGCACCAAAAAACCTCTCTGGAGAATGCGAAAGAATGCCTTAGCAGAGCCGCTTCTGGCCTTGTCAACGGCATGCCCGCGGAAATCGTCGCCCTGGAAATCCGGGAAGCACTGGACTTCATCGGAGAAATAGTCGGAAAAACCTCAAACGAAGATATCCTGAACAGAATATTTTCCAAATTCTGCATTGGAAAATAG
- a CDS encoding Jag N-terminal domain-containing protein, with the protein MEAIDIEAKTIDEAIEKACREFQTTREKLKIEIIAEGNPGFLGFGSKKALIRAGVLHIDRELDNLINDAPPFAPVLSPAVNASPTLAPFPSPTVREKRMENKTEVKAAKKKRNPERNSPSVSSDGGCNQKRSAAKDTAPADLSDAPSPAQPEAIKALELVEGILSRMNIPARVKLQEAADMVILKIQGDGDGLLIGKGGQNLDAIQYIVNKAVHHSINDGKRIVIDTEEYRKRREESLLTTAMQTAKKVKKTRKPVTLGPMNPHDRRIIHLALKNDKALTTISRGEGEYRKIVIVPARQEQAAANDVATNLRDEE; encoded by the coding sequence ATGGAAGCGATTGATATTGAAGCCAAAACAATAGACGAAGCAATAGAAAAGGCTTGCAGGGAATTTCAGACAACACGGGAAAAACTGAAGATAGAGATAATTGCAGAGGGAAATCCAGGCTTTTTAGGATTTGGCTCCAAAAAGGCCCTGATCAGGGCCGGCGTTCTGCATATCGACCGGGAGCTTGATAATCTAATAAATGACGCCCCTCCGTTTGCGCCTGTTCTTTCGCCCGCAGTAAACGCAAGTCCAACATTGGCGCCCTTCCCTTCCCCGACGGTACGGGAAAAGAGAATGGAAAATAAAACCGAAGTCAAGGCTGCAAAAAAGAAACGTAATCCGGAAAGGAATTCCCCGTCAGTTAGTTCTGATGGAGGTTGTAACCAAAAACGGTCGGCCGCAAAAGACACTGCTCCCGCAGACCTTTCGGATGCCCCCTCTCCCGCCCAACCGGAAGCGATAAAAGCGCTGGAACTTGTCGAAGGAATACTGTCAAGAATGAATATCCCTGCCCGGGTAAAGCTACAGGAAGCAGCGGATATGGTGATCCTTAAGATTCAAGGAGATGGGGATGGCCTGCTGATCGGCAAGGGGGGGCAGAACCTCGACGCCATTCAGTATATAGTGAACAAGGCTGTTCACCACTCCATAAACGACGGCAAACGGATTGTCATAGACACCGAGGAGTACCGAAAAAGGCGGGAAGAATCCCTGCTGACAACGGCCATGCAAACCGCCAAAAAGGTCAAAAAAACACGCAAGCCGGTAACGCTTGGCCCCATGAACCCCCACGACCGCCGCATCATCCATCTTGCCTTGAAAAATGACAAAGCGCTTACGACCATCAGTCGCGGCGAGGGAGAGTATCGCAAAATCGTCATCGTCCCGGCAAGGCAGGAACAAGCCGCTGCAAACGACGTTGCGACAAACCTGCGCGATGAGGAATAA
- the yidC gene encoding membrane protein insertase YidC: MDKKTILAVVLSVVVLMGYQYFFAKPPVKPPVQQQSAAVSGADKKAPASAPKSVLPAVAANSAATAAGTITSAAAITGSERDVVVETPLYRAVFTTRGAALKSFQLKQYKTSIPGTKDIAETFYGLIGKKKPVHEAPQPIELVHVTEGMPLPFTVTFPDSTINIPDNAFFEAQGSLLDLNRGEATRSLVFTQSYPGDLRIDKIFTFNRENYAFDLEVKVHNLRDAPINENAALTWNQYVDPEAPTDSYGHDGPVSYVADKIDRPAVKKMDADKTMGPYVSWGGFESKYFIAAMIPQNPSLTSMRLVKTQGDLVSVSMLGPKNVVPPGQPSVFKYKLFLGPKDYNVLKAQGIKLENAIDFGDWLKWLAIPMLLTLKFIYGYIHNYGIAIILLTILIKLIFWPLGNKSYRSMKEMQKLQPKMAELREKYKNDKARLSQESMALYKTHKVNPMGGCLPMVVQIPVFFGLYKALLYAIELRHAPFFWWIQDLSAKDPYYITPLIMGATMFMQQKMTPTGADPMQAKIMMFMPIIFTFMFLNFPSGLVVYWLLNNVISIGQQMYTNKKLA, from the coding sequence ATGGACAAGAAAACCATTCTTGCCGTTGTTCTTTCGGTTGTTGTTTTGATGGGGTACCAATATTTCTTCGCCAAGCCCCCGGTCAAACCGCCTGTGCAGCAGCAGTCCGCCGCCGTATCCGGTGCGGATAAAAAGGCCCCTGCTTCGGCTCCGAAGAGCGTGCTGCCGGCAGTCGCAGCCAACAGCGCCGCCACCGCGGCGGGTACGATAACGTCCGCAGCCGCAATCACCGGCTCCGAACGAGACGTTGTCGTGGAAACCCCCCTTTACCGGGCGGTCTTCACCACCCGAGGCGCGGCGCTAAAATCCTTTCAGTTGAAGCAGTACAAAACATCTATTCCCGGCACCAAAGACATTGCCGAAACCTTCTATGGGCTGATCGGCAAGAAAAAACCGGTTCATGAAGCGCCTCAGCCAATCGAGCTCGTTCATGTAACTGAGGGAATGCCCCTGCCCTTTACCGTAACTTTTCCGGACTCAACGATCAATATTCCGGATAACGCCTTTTTTGAGGCGCAGGGCAGTCTGCTTGATCTGAATAGAGGGGAAGCAACCCGCAGTCTCGTCTTCACGCAATCCTATCCCGGCGATCTGCGCATCGACAAGATATTCACCTTCAATCGCGAAAACTACGCCTTTGATCTGGAAGTGAAGGTGCACAACCTCCGGGATGCGCCAATCAACGAAAACGCGGCCCTCACCTGGAACCAGTATGTGGATCCGGAGGCGCCGACCGACAGTTACGGCCACGATGGACCGGTTTCCTATGTGGCCGATAAAATAGATCGTCCCGCGGTCAAGAAGATGGATGCGGACAAAACAATGGGGCCCTATGTCTCCTGGGGAGGCTTCGAAAGCAAATACTTCATTGCCGCGATGATCCCGCAAAACCCTTCCTTGACAAGCATGAGGCTGGTTAAAACTCAAGGCGATCTGGTTTCTGTAAGTATGCTGGGGCCAAAGAACGTGGTTCCGCCAGGGCAACCGTCCGTCTTCAAGTACAAATTGTTTCTCGGCCCCAAGGATTACAATGTGTTGAAGGCACAGGGCATCAAGCTGGAGAACGCCATCGATTTTGGAGACTGGTTGAAATGGCTTGCCATTCCGATGCTGCTTACCCTCAAGTTCATCTACGGATATATTCATAATTACGGAATAGCGATTATCCTGCTCACGATTCTGATCAAGCTGATCTTCTGGCCGCTGGGAAACAAGAGCTACCGATCAATGAAGGAGATGCAGAAGCTACAGCCCAAAATGGCGGAATTGCGTGAAAAATACAAGAATGACAAGGCCCGGCTCAGCCAGGAATCGATGGCTCTCTACAAAACCCATAAAGTGAACCCGATGGGCGGCTGCCTGCCGATGGTCGTGCAGATACCCGTTTTCTTCGGCCTCTACAAGGCGCTGCTGTACGCGATCGAGTTGCGCCACGCCCCGTTTTTCTGGTGGATTCAGGATCTCTCCGCAAAGGATCCCTACTACATAACGCCTCTGATTATGGGCGCAACGATGTTCATGCAGCAGAAGATGACCCCGACGGGCGCCGACCCCATGCAGGCAAAAATAATGATGTTTATGCCGATTATTTTCACTTTCATGTTCCTCAATTTCCCCTCGGGGCTCGTTGTTTACTGGCTTCTCAATAACGTAATCAGCATCGGCCAGCAGATGTACACCAACAAAAAACTGGCGTGA